Part of the Halodesulfurarchaeum formicicum genome is shown below.
TCGTAATCGAAGAACTCGCCGAGGCCCGTCTCGTGGGCCTCCCGGAAGGCCTGCAGTTCGTCGTCGTCGGCGTCCGGCACGGGACCTTCCTCGTAGGGGAAACTCTCGCGGTCCAGTCCCGGCGGGAGTGAGTTGCTCTGCTCGAGGGCGGCGCGATCCGGATCCAGGGTCTTGGTCTGGAAAGCCAGGTTCGCGGTCATCTTGAGGTAGAAGTCCTCCGGATCGTGAAGTGGCCAGGTGTCCCCGTTCTGGTCGATGATCGCGTCCTCGCCGACGCCCGGCATCGATTCGCCGGTCGTCGTCTCCAACTCCTTCAGCAGGTCGATGAGGACCTGCTCGGAGAGTTTCGTGTCGGGCAACACCCTCACGGCCGGGTGGCTGATCTTGTCGTCCGCCAGGCGCTTGTTCGGGTAGGTGCCGAAGTTCTCCCACCGCTCCAGGTAGGTCGGCTCGGGCAGGATGTAATCGGCGTTCTCGCTCATCTCGCCGATGACGGTGTCGAAGGCCACCAGGAGTTCGATAGCGTCCTCGTCGCGCAGCGCGTCGGTAATGTTGTCCCCACCAGCCGCCGCCATGACGTGGTTCTCGGAGTAGGTCCGCAGGAACAGCGCGTTGATGGAGTAGGGATACTCGTCCTGAGCGCTGTGATAGATCTCCTGAACCTGATGCTGGGGGGCGAGGCGGAACCAGGGACGTTCCGCGGGGTAGGGATCACCGTCCTCGTCCGGGAACAGTCGGGTGCCCTCGAAGTCCTCGGCGTTGTGGAGCGCCCGGGTGATCGGCAGCCCCCATGGCGTGCGGCCGTCGGGGACGTTTCCGAGCTGATAGCGGCCGCCCATGGTGCCATAGCTCGCGTACGGTGTAATCTGGCCCCCTTTCCAGTCGAAATTGCCGATGAGGTGCTGCAGCGTCGCGATGGCTCGGGTGTTGTAGAAGCCGTTCGTGTGCATCGACGGCCCGCGATACTGCATGATCGCGGCCCGCTTGCCGTGGCTCGTGAACTCGTCGGCGATGGTCTCGATCTGGGATGCCGGGACCCCGGCCATCTCGGCGTACTCCTCGAGGCTGTGTTCGAAGACCCGCTCCCGGTAGAGCGTGAAGACACTCTTGACCGACGTTCCCTCGATGGTCGTATCGACCGCCAGTGTGCCCGTCTCGGCCTCACCAGCCGGGACAGCCTCGCCGGTCTTCGCGTCCAGGACGGCCCGGTCGCCTTCGACGCCCAGCGCCTCGGCCGCTTTGGTCTTTGCCTTCGGCGTGGTGGTCGGATCCCCGTCGGCGATCACGAGGTGGGTGGCGTCGCTGAAGGTGGTCTCGCCGTCCGCTCCCGCGGGACCGTCGGCGGGATTGGTCAGGTAGCCCTCGTCGTACCGCTCGTGTTCGAGTATCCACCGGGCCATCCCCATCGCCAGCGCGCCGTCAGCCCCCGGCTTGACCGGGACCCAGGTGTCCGCCTTCTCCGCGGTCTTGGACATCCGGGGATCGACCACGTCCATCCGCATGCCGGATTCGATCGCGTTGGTGAGTTTCGGGGCCAGCCAGGTCGGACCCTTGTTCGAGACCATCGGGTTGGTCCCCCAGACCAGCAGGTACTCCGTGTTCTCGATGTCCGGGTACTGGCGCTTTTTCGTGTTCGCGTGGGACCGGACGTTCCCGAGGACCGAGGAGAATCCACAGACACCGGCGTGATGGTGGCTGTTGATCGAGCCCAGCGAGCCCTGGAACATCCGCGCCCGGATCAGGAACCGTCGGAACCCACCGACGTCGACGATCTGGTTGGCCGTGGGTCCGAGTTCCGGGATGTCCGTATCGATCAGTTTGTCCTCGTACTTGGCCTCGAATTCGGCGTCGCTGAGTTGTTCCCTGTCGGCCATGACCTGCTCCTCGGGGACGTAATCCCACATCTCAGCGAGGCCGCGATGGCCGAGGTCCTCGTCGCCGTGGACGATCTCCTGGATCGCCTGGTCCCACGAGATGGTCTTCCAGGTGTCACTACCCCGTTCGCCGACGCGTTTCATCGGTTTCCGGACCCGATAGGAATCGAAGGCCGTCTGGATGCCAGCCTGCCCCTTCAGGCACATGCGACCCGCGTTGAGCGACCAGCGGTCCGTCGAGATGTCGCCGGTCCCCTCCAGGTCGCCAGTGGCGACGGAGGTGAAGTCGCTGTCGTAGGGCACCTGCGCGAAGGGCTGGGTGTTCAAAAACGAGTAGGGGTTGCCGGCGAGTTTCCGAACCAGCGAGGTGTACGTCGAGTTCTCGGATCCGCCGTCGTCCAGTCGGACCTTGATCGGGCAGAACGTATTGCACTGCCCACAGGTCGTGTGAATGACGTCACTCGCGTCGTACTCGTCGTAGTCGGTACCCACGTAGTGCTGGGTCTCGTCCTCGAACAGCGACGAGAAGTCCAGTTCGCCGGCCGCGCCACCGGCGGACAGCGCGGTGAAGCCGCCAGCCGCCTTCACGAATTCGCGCCGTGACACGTTCGGTTCGTCATCGGGTCGGTCGTCTGTGCTCATGAGTTATCCTCCTCAGTTAGCGGGGTCAACGGCAGTACTTCAGCGCCGAGCGTATAGATCAGGAGCCCGACGGCGACGATTCCGAAGCTCGTGGCCCACTCGGTGAGCGACGGCAGATAATCACCGGCTGGGAGTCCCTCCATGACCGGGTTCACCAGCGGTGGGACGACGATGTTGAACCGGACACCGACGATCCCGATGACGACCGAGAGTCCGGCGATCACCATCAACATCGGCCGGCGCCGCCAGGACCGACGGCTCGTCAGGATGAGGGGTACCACCCACCCCAGTCCGACCATCACGATCCAGAACGACCAGGCCATCTTGCCCAGGGCGATCGTGAGCCACGCGCTCAAGTGGGCGCCTTCCAGCGACATCACGCCGATCAGGGCCTCGATCGCGGTGAAGGCCGCATCGATCAGCACGAAGCCGAGCAACAACTGGCCCAGCCGGTCGAGGAGGTCCAAATCGACCGGTTTTCCCTCGAAGAGCTTTCGACGCAACACATAGACGGCCATGACCAGTGCGGTCCCGGAGAGCAGGGCCGAAACGACGAAGATGACCGGGAAGAGGCCACTGTTCCAGTAGGCCCGGGCTTTCACGCCGGCGAAGAGAATCCCCGTCCCGCCGTGGACGAAGAAGATGGCCAGCGGAATCCCGAGGATACCGATGCGTTTGAGCCACGAGCGGTCGGTCTGGATGGCACTCTCACTCAGGCTGGTGCGGCCCAGCGTGAGCAGCCCGGCGATTCGGGCCCGCAGTCCGGACGCGTGATTCGAGACCCGGACCAGATCGGCCCGCATCGAGAAGTATAGTTCGGCAGTCAACACGCCGATGTAGGCCACGTAGGCGTGCACTTCCCAGGACAGTGCCGAGGTGAGCTGCCGCCAGATGAAGGGGAAGTACATCCGCTCCATCCGGCCGAGGTCGATCCAGACGAACAACATCGCGACGACCATGGCGATGATCGCCGCGAACAGCGCGTCGCGATCGATCTTCTCCATCCCCTCCATCTCGAAGACGTTCGCGAGGGTACTCACGAGGAAAGCGCCCGCCGAAAGCCCGATGAAGTAGATGTAGAAGGCCACCCAGGCCCCCCACGGGGTGATCGAGGTGAGATTCGTGGTCGCCATGCCCCCGACGATGCGCTGGTAAGTCGCGTATGCACCGACCAGGAGCGTGAGGACCAGCAGTCCGTACCACGCGATCCGGATCCGATTGTCTTCGAAACCCGGATTGAAGTTCGGAAGTGAGCTTGCAGTCGCCATTGTCACTTGAGGTAGTACACGTTCGGGTCGTTGCCCGTGTGCTCTTTCAGCTGTGTAGCCCGGGTGGAATCGGCCATCCTGGAGACCTCGCTGTCCGGATCGTTCAGGTCTCCGAAGTTCCGGGCGTCGCCGATGCAGGTCTCCACGCAGGCGGGT
Proteins encoded:
- a CDS encoding molybdopterin-dependent oxidoreductase, with the protein product MSTDDRPDDEPNVSRREFVKAAGGFTALSAGGAAGELDFSSLFEDETQHYVGTDYDEYDASDVIHTTCGQCNTFCPIKVRLDDGGSENSTYTSLVRKLAGNPYSFLNTQPFAQVPYDSDFTSVATGDLEGTGDISTDRWSLNAGRMCLKGQAGIQTAFDSYRVRKPMKRVGERGSDTWKTISWDQAIQEIVHGDEDLGHRGLAEMWDYVPEEQVMADREQLSDAEFEAKYEDKLIDTDIPELGPTANQIVDVGGFRRFLIRARMFQGSLGSINSHHHAGVCGFSSVLGNVRSHANTKKRQYPDIENTEYLLVWGTNPMVSNKGPTWLAPKLTNAIESGMRMDVVDPRMSKTAEKADTWVPVKPGADGALAMGMARWILEHERYDEGYLTNPADGPAGADGETTFSDATHLVIADGDPTTTPKAKTKAAEALGVEGDRAVLDAKTGEAVPAGEAETGTLAVDTTIEGTSVKSVFTLYRERVFEHSLEEYAEMAGVPASQIETIADEFTSHGKRAAIMQYRGPSMHTNGFYNTRAIATLQHLIGNFDWKGGQITPYASYGTMGGRYQLGNVPDGRTPWGLPITRALHNAEDFEGTRLFPDEDGDPYPAERPWFRLAPQHQVQEIYHSAQDEYPYSINALFLRTYSENHVMAAAGGDNITDALRDEDAIELLVAFDTVIGEMSENADYILPEPTYLERWENFGTYPNKRLADDKISHPAVRVLPDTKLSEQVLIDLLKELETTTGESMPGVGEDAIIDQNGDTWPLHDPEDFYLKMTANLAFQTKTLDPDRAALEQSNSLPPGLDRESFPYEEGPVPDADDDELQAFREAHETGLGEFFDYEAWKGKVKPEEWRKVVTVLNRGGRFEEPIPNYAEAFEKHGFDYDYAERYDPSNAYVGDKMRYRLDGEVTFFNEIMPVGKDAYDGTHFDPLPKVTDVTHFNGDVLTPVTSDTEPERPLHLINWKPRTQGMTRTQNAPWLRETRPENPVWMNPDDADPRGIENGDTIEIDAGRKTVEGIAMVTEGIRPGVVGTMWGWGRHGDGAVERTVDDEAIAPANDRYGHSPYEFDTPMTEEAGYAKGRDAGFAVNHLAPVDTTTGDVGPSDPIGGAQSQYDTHVEITRREQ
- the nrfD gene encoding NrfD/PsrC family molybdoenzyme membrane anchor subunit; amino-acid sequence: MATASSLPNFNPGFEDNRIRIAWYGLLVLTLLVGAYATYQRIVGGMATTNLTSITPWGAWVAFYIYFIGLSAGAFLVSTLANVFEMEGMEKIDRDALFAAIIAMVVAMLFVWIDLGRMERMYFPFIWRQLTSALSWEVHAYVAYIGVLTAELYFSMRADLVRVSNHASGLRARIAGLLTLGRTSLSESAIQTDRSWLKRIGILGIPLAIFFVHGGTGILFAGVKARAYWNSGLFPVIFVVSALLSGTALVMAVYVLRRKLFEGKPVDLDLLDRLGQLLLGFVLIDAAFTAIEALIGVMSLEGAHLSAWLTIALGKMAWSFWIVMVGLGWVVPLILTSRRSWRRRPMLMVIAGLSVVIGIVGVRFNIVVPPLVNPVMEGLPAGDYLPSLTEWATSFGIVAVGLLIYTLGAEVLPLTPLTEEDNS